A section of the Streptococcus oriscaviae genome encodes:
- the gatA gene encoding Asp-tRNA(Asn)/Glu-tRNA(Gln) amidotransferase subunit GatA, with product MSLNHLSIEELHDLLVKKELSALELTQATLEDIKSREGAVDSFLTISEEAALAQAEALDEKGIDADNVMAAIPIAVKDNISTKGILTTAASKMLYNYEPIFDATAVEKLYAKDMIVIGKTNLDEFAMGGSNENSAFKPTKNAWDQTKVPGGSSGGSASAVASGQVRLSLGSDTGGSIRQPAAFSGIVGMKPTYGRVSRFGLIAFGSSLDQIGPFSQTVKENAQLLNVISGHDVKDATSTKQEVADFTSKIGQDIKGMKIALPKEYMGEGIDPAVKEVILKAARHLESLGAIVEEVSLPHSKYGVAVYYIIASSEASSNLQRFDGIRYGFRAEDATSLEEIYVQTRSQGFGEEVKRRIMLGTFSLSAGYYDAYFKKAGQVRTLIIRDFEKVFADYDLILGPTAPTVAFGLDTLNHDPVAMYLADLLTIPVNLAGLPGISIPAGFVEGLPVGLQLIGPKYSEETIYQVAAAFEATTDYHKQQPVIFGGEA from the coding sequence ATGAGTTTGAATCATTTATCTATTGAAGAATTGCACGACCTCCTAGTAAAGAAGGAGCTTTCGGCTCTTGAGCTGACTCAGGCGACTTTGGAAGACATCAAAAGCCGTGAAGGGGCGGTTGATAGTTTCTTGACAATCTCAGAAGAGGCTGCTCTGGCTCAAGCCGAAGCCTTGGACGAAAAAGGCATTGATGCTGACAATGTGATGGCAGCTATTCCGATTGCAGTCAAGGACAATATTTCTACCAAGGGAATTTTGACAACAGCCGCTTCCAAGATGCTCTACAATTATGAGCCGATTTTTGATGCGACAGCAGTTGAAAAACTCTACGCCAAGGACATGATTGTCATTGGGAAAACGAATTTGGATGAGTTTGCTATGGGTGGTTCCAATGAAAATTCCGCCTTTAAACCAACCAAAAACGCTTGGGATCAGACCAAGGTTCCCGGAGGTTCATCAGGAGGTTCTGCCTCAGCTGTGGCATCTGGGCAGGTGCGTTTATCGCTCGGTTCGGACACAGGTGGCTCCATTCGCCAGCCAGCAGCCTTTAGTGGGATTGTCGGCATGAAACCGACCTATGGCCGGGTATCTCGTTTTGGTCTGATTGCTTTTGGTTCTTCCTTGGATCAGATTGGTCCTTTCTCTCAAACGGTAAAGGAAAATGCTCAGCTACTAAATGTTATTTCTGGTCATGATGTCAAAGATGCGACCTCAACCAAGCAAGAGGTGGCAGACTTTACCAGCAAGATTGGTCAAGACATTAAGGGCATGAAGATTGCCCTCCCGAAAGAATATATGGGTGAAGGGATTGACCCTGCCGTGAAAGAAGTGATTCTGAAGGCAGCGCGTCATCTGGAAAGTCTCGGAGCTATCGTTGAAGAAGTGAGTTTGCCGCATTCTAAGTATGGGGTGGCGGTTTACTACATCATTGCATCGTCAGAGGCTTCTTCTAACCTGCAACGCTTTGATGGTATCCGTTACGGTTTCCGTGCAGAAGATGCGACCAGTCTGGAGGAAATCTATGTTCAGACCCGCAGTCAGGGATTTGGTGAGGAAGTTAAGCGTCGCATCATGTTGGGAACCTTCAGTTTGTCCGCAGGGTATTACGATGCTTATTTCAAAAAAGCAGGTCAGGTACGCACCTTGATTATCCGCGACTTTGAAAAAGTCTTTGCTGACTATGACTTGATTTTGGGGCCGACAGCTCCGACAGTTGCTTTCGGTCTGGACACGCTCAACCATGATCCGGTGGCCATGTACTTGGCGGATCTCTTGACCATCCCTGTCAACTTGGCAGGCCTGCCAGGAATTTCCATTCCAGCAGGTTTTGTAGAAGGATTGCCAGTTGGTTTGCAGTTGATTGGTCCAAAATACTCAGAAGAGACCATCTACCAAGTAGCGGCTGCATTTGAAGCGACAACAGATTACCACAAGCAACAACCTGTGATTTTTGGAGGTGAAGCCTAA